The nucleotide sequence GCCGGCGGCCCGGTGGTCGCCCTGGGCGTATCGGTCTCGGCCGTGCGCACCGAGGAGGGCACGCCGGTGGGGTCGCTTGTGGTGCTGCGCGACCTGCGCGAGGTGCGCCGGCTGGAAGCCGAGGTGCGCCGCCGCGAAAAGCTCGCCGCCGTGGGCAACTTGGCTGCTGGCGTGGCTCATGAGATCCGCAATCCGCTCAGTTCCATCCGGGGCTACGCCGCCTACTTCGGCGGCAAGTTCGACCCCGGCAGCGAGGACCGGCAGGCCGCCGAGATCATGGTGCGCGAGGTGGACCGGCTTAACCGCGTCATCTCGGAACTCATTGAATTCTCCCGACCCTCGGACATCCAGCGCCGGCCGGTGCGTCTGGCCGATCTGGCCGGCCACGCCGCCCGCCTCATCCGCCCCGACGCTCTTGCCCGGGGTGTGGAGATCGCCGTCGAGGACGCGCCGGGCGTGCCCGACGTTCCGGCTGATCCCGACCGGCTGGCCCAGGCGGTGCTCAACCTGTGCTTAAACGCCGTCCAGGCCATGGACGCGGGCGGCACGCTCGGCCTGCGTACCGGGCTGGCCCCGGACGGCCGGGCCTATCTGGAAGTCACGGATACCGGCCGGGGCATCGACCCGGCCGAGCGCGACCGGATTTTCGATCCCTATTATACGACCAAGGCCCGGGGCACGGGCCTGGGCCTGCCCATCGCCCACAAGATCGTGGCCGCCCACGGCGGCGAGATACGGCTGACGCCGCGCCCCGAGGGCGGCACCTCGGCCATGGTGCTGCTGCCGGTCACGGGCGGCGAGGGGGCCGATACGGAGGAAGCCGATGCGGGCTGAATTGCTGGTCGTTGACGACGACGCCGGGCACTTGTCCATGCTGCGCACGGTGCTCACCGGCTGGGGCTACGGCGTCACCGGGGCAACGGACGGGGCCGAGGCCGTGGAACTGGTGCGAAGCCGTCCCTTCGACGCGGTGCTGCTGGACGTGCGCATGGCCGGCATGGGCGGCATGGAAGCCTTATCACTCATAAAAGAGTATAACCCGGCCGTGCCGGTGCTCATCATGACGGCCTATTCGTCGGTGGAGACGGCCGTTTCGGCGCTCAAGTCCGGGGCCTACGACTATCTCACCAAGCCGCTGGACCTCGACGTCATGCGGCTGACCGTGGAACGCGCCCTGGACCATCTGCGTCTGGCCCGGGAAAACGAGAACCTGCGCCAAAAGCTCGGGCCTGGCGTGGTCGGGCCGGAGATCATCGGCAAAAGCCCGGCCATGCGCGAACTGTTTTCCATGATCGCCATGGTGGCCCCCACCGAGGCCACGGTGCTGGTCACCGGCGAATCCGGCACGGGCAAGGAGCTGGTGGCCAAGGCGCTGCATGCCGGCAGCCCGCGCGCCGGCGGGCCGATGGTGGCCGTCAACTGCGCGGCTTTAAATGAAACCCTGCTGGAATCGGAACTCTTCGGCCACGAGAAAGGGGCCTTCACCGGGGCCGAACGGCGGCGGGAAGGGCGGTTCATGGCCGCCGACAAGGGCTCGATCTTTTTGGACGAGATCGGCGAAATCGCCCCGTCCATCCAGGCCAAGCTGTTGCGCGTCATCCAGGAGCGCGAGATCCAGCGCGTGGGCGGCGACCGGCCGGTGGGCGTGGACGTGCGCATCCTGGCCGCCACCAACCGCGACCTCAAAAAGGAGGTCGAGGCCGGCCGGTTCCGCGAAGACCTCTACTATCGCCTCAATGTCGTGGCCATTTCCGTGCCGCCCTTGCGTGAGCGGGGCCAGGACATTCCGCTTCTGGCCCAGCATTTCCTGACCCGCTTTGCCGAGAAAAACCGCAAACGCATCAAGGGCTTCACCCCGGCGGCCATGGACCACCTGCTGCGTTGTCCCTGGCCGGGCAACGTGCGGGAGCTGGAAAACGCCGTGGAGCGCGCCGTCATCCTGTCCGTCGGGGAATACGTCACCGAGCGCGAACTGCCGCTGTCGGCCATGCGCGAGGCCGGCGGCAACGGGGCCCCAGGCGGAGCAGGCGGAGGCGCGCCCGCGCCGGGCGACATGGCCGGACTGGCCGGCATGGCCCTGGACGATGTGGAGCGCGAGGTCATCCTGGCCACCCTGCGCGACACCGGCGGCAACAAGAGCGAAGCGGCCCGGGTGCTCGGCATCACCCGGGCCACCCTGCACAAGAAGCTCAAGAAGTACGGCGAGGAATAGGGGGCTTTCGCCGCCCGGGTCGAGACAGGAGGCGGGGTCGGCAGCCTGTCTCCTAATCCAATACGACGCGTGCCAGCCGCCCGGGCCGCGCCGGCGGGCAGGACTGGCAGCCCGTTTCCTGATCCGAGACCAAACGTGGCCGTCGCTCGCCAACGAAACTGGGATGGTTTCCCGGCCCGCCGCCACGCCCGACAATAAAAGGGCGCGGACTGGTCCGCGCCCCGGTAACTTGACTTTATCCGTCGGGAGAAAACCCTCCCGCCCCTTGTCCTACCGCATGGCCTCGGGAAAGAGCTTGCCCGCCAGCTCGCGCAGCTTGTACTTCTGCACCTTGCCGCTGGTGGTCAGCGGAAACTCCTCCACGAACGCGATGTACTTGGGAATCTTGTGCCAGGCGATCTGGCCCCGGCAGAAGTCCTTGACGTCCTCGGGAGCCATCTCCACGTCCTTGCGCAGGATAATAAACGCCCCCACTTCCTCGCCGTACTTGCGGCTGGGCACGCCGGCCACCTGCACGTCGGCGATGCCCGGCATGGTGTAGAGGAATTCCTCGATCTCTCGGGGGTAGATGTTCTCGCCGCCGCGAATGATCATGTCCTTGATGCGACCGGTGATGACCACGAAGCCGTTTTCGTCCATGACGCCAAGATCGCCCGAATGCAGCCAGCCGTCCGCGTCGATGCACTTGGCCGTGGCTTCGGGATTCTTGTAGTAGCCCTTCATGGCGTTGTAGCCCCGGCAGCAGACTTCGCCCTGCTTGCCGCGCTCCACTTCTTCATTGGTCTCGGGGTCGAGCACCTTGACTTCGACGTGGGGGAAGGCCTTGCCCACGCTTTCCACCCGGTAGTGGTAGGGGTCGTCCACGTCGGACTGGGTCATGCCGGGCGAGCTTTCGGTCAGGTCGTAGACGCTGGTGATCTGCTTCATGTACATCTTCTCGGTCACCTGCCGCATGGTCTGCACCGGGCAGACCGAGCCGGCCATGATGCCGGTGCGAAGGGACGAGAAGTCGAATTTCGGGAACAGCGGATGCTCCAGCATGGCGATAAACATGGTGGGCACGCCGTAAACGGCCGTGCACTTCTCCTGCTCGATGGACATCATGGATTTGACCGGGTCGAAAACTTCGGTGAAAACCATGGTGGTGCCGTGGTTGAGGCAGGCCATGACGCCGAGCACGCAGCCGAAGCAGTGAAACAGCGGCACGTGGATGAGCAGCTTGTCCTTATTGGTGAACCGCTGGCGCTGGCCGATAGAGTAGCCGTTGTTCAGGATGTTGTGGTGGCTCAGCATGACGCCCTTGGGGAAGCCGGTTGTCCCCGAGGTGTACTGCATGTTGACCACGTCGTGGCAGTTGAAGGTGGCCTGCCGGGCTTTCAATTCCTCGTCGGTGACGGTGCGGGCCAGACCGATGATCTCGGGGATGGAGTACATGCCCCGGTGTTTTTCCACGCCCAGGAAGCACACCCGCTTGAGGTGGGGGAAAGTCTCGCTTCTGATCGCCCCACGCTGCATGTTGCGCAGCTCCGGGGCCAGGTCGTAGAGGATCTCGATATAGTCCGAATCCCGGAAGCCGTTGATGATGAAGATGTTGTCGGCGTCGGAATTGGTGAGCAGATACTTGAGCTCGTTGCGCTTGTAGGCCGTGTTGACGGTGAGCAGCACGGCGCCCATCTTGGCCGTGGCGAACATCAACGCCACCCAGAAGGGCACGTTGGTGGCCCATACGGCCACTTTCTCGCCCTTTTGGATGCCCAGGGCCATGA is from Solidesulfovibrio magneticus RS-1 and encodes:
- a CDS encoding sigma-54-dependent transcriptional regulator, encoding MRAELLVVDDDAGHLSMLRTVLTGWGYGVTGATDGAEAVELVRSRPFDAVLLDVRMAGMGGMEALSLIKEYNPAVPVLIMTAYSSVETAVSALKSGAYDYLTKPLDLDVMRLTVERALDHLRLARENENLRQKLGPGVVGPEIIGKSPAMRELFSMIAMVAPTEATVLVTGESGTGKELVAKALHAGSPRAGGPMVAVNCAALNETLLESELFGHEKGAFTGAERRREGRFMAADKGSIFLDEIGEIAPSIQAKLLRVIQEREIQRVGGDRPVGVDVRILAATNRDLKKEVEAGRFREDLYYRLNVVAISVPPLRERGQDIPLLAQHFLTRFAEKNRKRIKGFTPAAMDHLLRCPWPGNVRELENAVERAVILSVGEYVTERELPLSAMREAGGNGAPGGAGGGAPAPGDMAGLAGMALDDVEREVILATLRDTGGNKSEAARVLGITRATLHKKLKKYGEE
- a CDS encoding AMP-binding protein; protein product: MTFVPPLRDLTLGELLKETASKFPDQDAVVYVDRDYRLTWQQFDELTDELAKGLMALGIQKGEKVAVWATNVPFWVALMFATAKMGAVLLTVNTAYKRNELKYLLTNSDADNIFIINGFRDSDYIEILYDLAPELRNMQRGAIRSETFPHLKRVCFLGVEKHRGMYSIPEIIGLARTVTDEELKARQATFNCHDVVNMQYTSGTTGFPKGVMLSHHNILNNGYSIGQRQRFTNKDKLLIHVPLFHCFGCVLGVMACLNHGTTMVFTEVFDPVKSMMSIEQEKCTAVYGVPTMFIAMLEHPLFPKFDFSSLRTGIMAGSVCPVQTMRQVTEKMYMKQITSVYDLTESSPGMTQSDVDDPYHYRVESVGKAFPHVEVKVLDPETNEEVERGKQGEVCCRGYNAMKGYYKNPEATAKCIDADGWLHSGDLGVMDENGFVVITGRIKDMIIRGGENIYPREIEEFLYTMPGIADVQVAGVPSRKYGEEVGAFIILRKDVEMAPEDVKDFCRGQIAWHKIPKYIAFVEEFPLTTSGKVQKYKLRELAGKLFPEAMR